In Aedes albopictus strain Foshan chromosome 3, AalbF5, whole genome shotgun sequence, the following are encoded in one genomic region:
- the LOC134289543 gene encoding uncharacterized protein LOC134289543, whose product MPTVYNSCMVASQLDLQRGAPSSMSSKVDSDRNSGAKVEVGQPHSTQGQKRNLQTSVRLEPSRTSQQRQTQKLMAAQPQQVDRNLIWPQVKRWLAIAQNGNLSIRPSAPPWVAWTETTV is encoded by the exons atgcctacggtatataattcgtgtatggtggcctcacaattggatctccaacgtggagctccatcgtcgatgtcatcaaaagtcgatagcgacagaaattcgggagcgaaagtggaggtgggtcaaccacactctacgcaggggcagaaacgaaatctgcaaacaagcgttagactggaacccagcaggacatcgcaacagaggcagactcagaagctcatggcggcgcagcctcagcaagtcgacagaaatttgatctggccacaggtcaagcgatggctggcaatcgcccagaatggaaatctttcaattcggccctctgcaccaccgtgggtggcctggactgaaa CTACCGTCTAA
- the LOC109424550 gene encoding uncharacterized protein LOC109424550 isoform X1, whose amino-acid sequence MITPALVGKMGLRLLLLMIVGLGSLYVMHLLAQDFMKLSKPLFMASGKRDISSFNRTAELNNFEKHIDWNGMLKRDPLKCSLSLICQLAAGAELQNEAANAIYEFIQYSVENNENVPKKIVHSFERGLSFNRFNGTDFEHCYPHYPLCIYSAKTMMKLLDLHAKIFGTGT is encoded by the exons GTTACTTCTCCTGATGATAGTCGGCCTGGGGTCGCTGTATGTGATGCATCTTCTGGCGCAAGATTTTATGAAACTATCGAAACCTCTCTTCATGGCATCGGGCAAACGAGACATATCCAGCTTTAATCGGACGGCAGAATTAAAT aactttgaaaaacatattGATTGGAATGGTATGCTCAAACGAGATCCACTGAAATGCTCGTTATCACTTATCTGCCAACTGGCCGCCGGTGCTGAGCTGCAAAACGAAGCTGCAAATGCAATCTATGAATTTATTCA ATACAGCGTGGAAAACAATGAAAACGTACCGAAGAAGATTGTCCATTCCTTCGAACGGGGTCTCAGCTTTAATCGGTTCAACGGGACGGACTTCGAGCACTGTTATCCTCACTATCCGCTGTGCATCTATTCGGCCAAAACGATGATGAAGCTGTTGGACCTGCATGCGAAAATCTTCGGAACGGGAACGTAG
- the LOC109424550 gene encoding uncharacterized protein LOC109424550 isoform X2, producing MAGRLLLLMIVGLGSLYVMHLLAQDFMKLSKPLFMASGKRDISSFNRTAELNNFEKHIDWNGMLKRDPLKCSLSLICQLAAGAELQNEAANAIYEFIQYSVENNENVPKKIVHSFERGLSFNRFNGTDFEHCYPHYPLCIYSAKTMMKLLDLHAKIFGTGT from the exons GTTACTTCTCCTGATGATAGTCGGCCTGGGGTCGCTGTATGTGATGCATCTTCTGGCGCAAGATTTTATGAAACTATCGAAACCTCTCTTCATGGCATCGGGCAAACGAGACATATCCAGCTTTAATCGGACGGCAGAATTAAAT aactttgaaaaacatattGATTGGAATGGTATGCTCAAACGAGATCCACTGAAATGCTCGTTATCACTTATCTGCCAACTGGCCGCCGGTGCTGAGCTGCAAAACGAAGCTGCAAATGCAATCTATGAATTTATTCA ATACAGCGTGGAAAACAATGAAAACGTACCGAAGAAGATTGTCCATTCCTTCGAACGGGGTCTCAGCTTTAATCGGTTCAACGGGACGGACTTCGAGCACTGTTATCCTCACTATCCGCTGTGCATCTATTCGGCCAAAACGATGATGAAGCTGTTGGACCTGCATGCGAAAATCTTCGGAACGGGAACGTAG